In a single window of the Paenibacillus sp. MMS20-IR301 genome:
- a CDS encoding serine hydrolase, with the protein MKSEQREPQAAQEQLNQAIDNEARSTGFSGAVSVTRKEQALTARAYGYANLAEERLNQFNTRFGIASGCKLFTAVAVCQLVEQGKLSFDSKVLTVLQDYEFPRFSPEITVHQLLTHSSGIPDYFDEEVMDDFAALWKETPMYTLRRPADFLPLFAALPMKFTPGERFHYNNAGYIMLGLLVEAVSGMKFTDYVEQQIFRPCGMTDSGYFAQDALPANTALGYTENEHGETINNVYSLPVVGGPDGGAFVTAADMQRLWIGLFWHTLLLPATTELLLTPHIREDEDSYYGYGVWIQVRNGKVIKYHVMGSDPGVSFRSAVYPASGVTFTALCNRSRGAYRMMQVLEANLPLQQEDDHP; encoded by the coding sequence ATGAAATCAGAACAACGTGAGCCTCAAGCTGCGCAAGAGCAGCTCAATCAGGCCATCGACAATGAAGCACGGAGCACGGGATTCTCCGGGGCAGTATCAGTAACACGGAAGGAACAGGCGCTGACGGCTAGAGCCTACGGATATGCCAACCTCGCAGAAGAAAGGTTAAACCAGTTCAATACCCGCTTCGGAATCGCTTCCGGCTGCAAATTGTTCACTGCGGTAGCCGTCTGCCAGCTGGTGGAGCAGGGTAAGCTTTCTTTTGACAGCAAGGTGCTTACCGTATTACAAGATTACGAGTTTCCAAGATTCAGTCCGGAGATTACAGTGCATCAGCTGCTCACGCACAGCTCGGGAATTCCGGATTATTTTGACGAAGAGGTTATGGATGATTTCGCGGCACTCTGGAAGGAGACTCCGATGTATACGCTGAGGCGGCCCGCCGATTTCCTCCCGCTGTTTGCAGCACTGCCGATGAAATTCACGCCTGGTGAGCGGTTCCACTATAACAACGCAGGGTATATTATGCTCGGTCTGCTTGTCGAAGCAGTAAGCGGAATGAAGTTCACGGATTATGTGGAGCAGCAGATTTTCCGGCCGTGCGGGATGACGGACTCCGGTTATTTCGCCCAGGATGCCCTTCCGGCCAATACCGCACTTGGCTACACGGAGAATGAGCATGGTGAAACCATCAACAATGTCTATTCGCTTCCCGTGGTAGGCGGTCCAGACGGCGGCGCATTCGTTACGGCAGCAGATATGCAGCGGCTGTGGATAGGGCTATTTTGGCATACGCTGCTGCTGCCAGCGACTACAGAACTGCTGCTGACTCCTCATATCCGCGAGGATGAAGACAGCTACTACGGCTATGGAGTATGGATTCAGGTCCGTAATGGCAAGGTGATAAAATATCATGTCATGGGTTCCGATCCCGGCGTCTCCTTCCGGTCGGCCGTCTATCCGGCAAGCGGAGTAACCTTCACCGCTCTCTGCAACCGGAGCAGGGGGGCTTATAGGATGATGCAGGTCCTTGAGGCGAATCTGCCGCTTCAGCAGGAGGATGATCACCCTTGA
- a CDS encoding DUF1177 domain-containing protein, producing MALQQTITVLNALDSAYVNGEQVRQLFAEYSAVNVEVRKVEGEKGSTEFVKITIPGSKGKLGGGSAPTFGIVGRLGGIGARPSRTGIVSDADGAVAAIASALKLADMQTKGDVLTGDVLVTTHICPDAPTLPHEPVDFMDSPVDILQMNEQEVLPEMEAILSIDTTKGNRVVNHKGIAISPTVKEGYILRVSEDLLRIKEMTTGQFPVTFPVTTQDITPYGNGLYHINSILQPAVATAAPVVGLAITAQSMVPGCGTGASHEVDIAQAVRFAIETAKEVTQGTCSFYNEEEFALISGLYGSMKVLQTMGNLASVAGS from the coding sequence ATGGCACTACAGCAGACAATTACAGTCTTGAACGCACTGGACAGCGCTTATGTGAACGGTGAGCAGGTCAGGCAGCTTTTCGCAGAGTACTCTGCAGTTAACGTCGAGGTTCGAAAAGTAGAAGGCGAGAAAGGCAGCACAGAATTCGTTAAAATCACCATTCCGGGCAGTAAGGGCAAGCTTGGAGGCGGCAGTGCACCCACCTTCGGGATTGTCGGCCGGCTTGGCGGCATCGGGGCACGGCCCAGCCGGACCGGCATTGTGTCCGATGCGGACGGCGCAGTAGCGGCCATTGCATCAGCACTGAAGCTGGCTGACATGCAGACTAAGGGGGATGTGCTGACAGGGGATGTGCTGGTCACGACGCATATTTGCCCGGATGCTCCGACGCTGCCGCATGAGCCGGTTGATTTCATGGATTCCCCGGTTGATATTCTGCAGATGAATGAGCAGGAGGTGCTGCCGGAGATGGAGGCGATTCTGTCCATTGATACGACCAAAGGCAACCGTGTGGTGAATCATAAAGGCATTGCGATCTCGCCTACCGTCAAAGAAGGGTATATTCTGCGGGTCAGTGAAGATCTGCTGCGTATCAAGGAAATGACTACCGGACAGTTTCCCGTTACTTTTCCTGTGACGACTCAGGATATTACACCTTACGGCAACGGGCTGTATCATATCAACTCGATCCTTCAGCCTGCAGTTGCTACGGCTGCTCCGGTTGTAGGCCTGGCGATTACAGCCCAGTCTATGGTACCGGGGTGCGGAACGGGCGCAAGCCATGAGGTGGATATCGCTCAAGCGGTCCGGTTCGCTATTGAGACAGCCAAGGAAGTCACTCAAGGCACCTGCTCCTTCTATAACGAGGAGGAGTTCGCCCTGATCTCCGGATTGTACGGCTCCATGAAGGTGCTGCAGACCATGGGCAACCTGGCCTCAGTCGCCGGCTCATAA
- a CDS encoding AroM family protein, with product MSQIGLITIGQTPRTDVAPIIEQYLDGKAELVQAGVLDGFTAAEIIERFSPGTGEYVLTTRMADGSAAVISRERIKPVLQEKVELMEAAGIKVILLACTGVFPGLHATAAHLIEPDRIIPPVVQAMLGGRRLGLIGPLPEQENSMNEKFAEAGTRLPFAAASPYTGTEADFRAAAGRLRGQADVIVLDCMGYVEQHRQWAASAGIPAVLSNALMGKLIAEMV from the coding sequence ATGAGCCAGATTGGTTTGATTACCATTGGTCAAACCCCGAGAACCGATGTTGCACCGATTATCGAGCAGTACCTGGACGGCAAGGCTGAACTGGTACAGGCCGGCGTGCTGGACGGCTTCACGGCTGCTGAGATCATTGAACGTTTCAGTCCGGGTACTGGTGAGTATGTACTGACTACCCGTATGGCGGACGGTTCAGCGGCAGTAATCTCCCGGGAACGGATAAAGCCTGTTCTGCAGGAGAAAGTAGAGCTAATGGAAGCAGCCGGAATAAAGGTCATTTTACTGGCCTGTACCGGCGTATTTCCGGGGCTGCATGCAACTGCTGCCCATCTCATTGAGCCGGACCGGATTATTCCTCCGGTGGTACAGGCGATGCTGGGCGGGCGGCGTCTGGGGCTGATTGGTCCACTGCCTGAGCAGGAGAACAGCATGAATGAGAAATTTGCTGAAGCCGGTACCAGGCTGCCGTTTGCCGCTGCATCGCCGTACACCGGGACCGAAGCGGATTTCCGCGCGGCAGCCGGACGGCTGAGGGGGCAGGCGGATGTGATTGTACTTGACTGTATGGGCTATGTGGAGCAGCATAGACAATGGGCGGCATCCGCAGGGATTCCGGCTGTGCTCTCTAATGCCCTGATGGGCAAGCTGATAGCGGAAATGGTGTAA
- a CDS encoding aminopeptidase has protein sequence MSEQRIGISMNVLKDCLGLGSGELLAVVADDDKRELAESVYEAGKRLGAESMLLIMQARSRSGEEPPAPIAEAMAKADVAVCITTHSMTHTAARKGAAAAGTRVATMPGMTDDMFSQGAITADYPQVKALTEQVAELLTAGQQVRIEKDGLALSFSIAGRDGVLSTGLYLNPGESGNLPSGEAYIAPLEGTAAGQIKVDGSIAGIGALGSPLVLTVEQGRLTGAEGEGGEKLLDMLGSGDGRLLGEFGIGTNNKARITGVVLEDEKVYGTIHVAFGSNNTFGGVVAAGVHIDAVVMKPDVYIDDKLIMRAGELL, from the coding sequence ATGAGTGAGCAAAGAATAGGAATCAGCATGAATGTTCTTAAGGACTGCCTGGGGCTTGGCAGCGGTGAGCTGCTGGCTGTAGTAGCCGACGACGACAAACGTGAGCTGGCCGAATCGGTCTATGAAGCAGGCAAGCGGCTGGGCGCGGAATCCATGCTGCTGATTATGCAGGCCCGGAGCAGGTCCGGTGAGGAGCCGCCGGCTCCAATTGCCGAAGCTATGGCAAAAGCGGATGTGGCGGTATGTATCACGACACATTCGATGACACATACGGCGGCGCGTAAGGGGGCAGCCGCTGCGGGAACCCGGGTGGCAACCATGCCGGGCATGACAGATGATATGTTCAGCCAAGGAGCGATTACTGCGGACTACCCGCAGGTCAAGGCGCTGACAGAGCAGGTGGCTGAGCTGTTGACTGCCGGACAGCAGGTGCGTATCGAGAAGGACGGATTAGCCTTGAGCTTCTCGATTGCCGGCCGGGATGGTGTACTGAGCACGGGATTATACCTGAATCCGGGTGAATCCGGTAACCTGCCGTCTGGTGAAGCGTATATCGCACCGCTGGAAGGTACAGCTGCCGGGCAGATTAAGGTGGACGGCTCCATCGCGGGCATCGGAGCACTGGGCAGCCCGCTGGTGCTGACAGTAGAGCAGGGACGCTTAACCGGTGCCGAGGGGGAAGGCGGAGAGAAGCTGCTGGACATGCTTGGCAGCGGTGACGGCAGGCTGCTGGGTGAGTTCGGCATCGGGACGAACAACAAGGCGAGAATTACAGGCGTGGTGCTGGAGGATGAGAAGGTATACGGGACGATCCATGTTGCATTTGGCAGCAATAATACCTTCGGCGGCGTAGTTGCAGCCGGTGTGCATATTGATGCCGTGGTCATGAAGCCGGATGTGTATATTGATGATAAGCTGATTATGCGTGCCGGTGAGCTGCTGTGA
- a CDS encoding aspartate/glutamate racemase family protein has protein sequence MLGIIRVITLQDEPAVHMHGALVERRFGLPVISRCIPDQPRGVFNDETEAESVPKIIALARELEQQGCTAIGISCAADPALREVRAAVKVPVLGAGSCAAHMSLAYSDKIGVLTILTEVPLLIRSILGEAYLGMDRPDGVTTTLDLNTPAGRAGALAGAARLVERGAEAIVLACTGFATIGLAAELEEKLGIRAFDPILCLGAAAASAASVPVQPQGGPAARPILEA, from the coding sequence ATGCTTGGAATCATACGGGTAATTACACTGCAGGACGAGCCTGCCGTCCATATGCACGGGGCACTGGTTGAACGCCGGTTCGGCCTGCCGGTCATCAGCCGCTGCATTCCGGATCAGCCCCGGGGCGTATTCAATGACGAGACCGAAGCGGAGTCGGTTCCGAAGATTATTGCACTTGCCCGGGAGCTGGAGCAGCAGGGCTGCACAGCCATTGGCATCAGCTGCGCCGCCGATCCGGCACTCAGGGAAGTAAGAGCTGCGGTGAAGGTTCCGGTGCTGGGAGCCGGCTCTTGTGCCGCCCATATGTCACTGGCTTACAGCGACAAAATCGGTGTACTCACGATTCTGACCGAGGTGCCGCTGCTGATCCGCAGCATTCTGGGAGAGGCTTATCTGGGTATGGATCGGCCGGACGGTGTCACAACTACGCTGGATCTGAATACGCCTGCCGGCCGGGCAGGCGCGCTTGCCGGTGCAGCCCGGCTGGTGGAGCGCGGTGCAGAGGCGATTGTACTGGCCTGTACCGGCTTTGCTACCATTGGCCTGGCTGCAGAGCTGGAGGAGAAGCTCGGCATCCGCGCGTTCGATCCGATCCTCTGCCTCGGGGCAGCAGCCGCTTCGGCGGCTTCCGTTCCGGTACAGCCACAGGGAGGGCCTGCCGCACGGCCCATATTGGAAGCTTAA